In the Peptoclostridium acidaminophilum DSM 3953 genome, one interval contains:
- a CDS encoding PspC domain-containing protein: MEKRLYRSNNKIIAGVCAGIAEYFDIDPTLVRIAWALTALLMGSGVLAYIICAIVIPQNPNTSAAQPASARLTAAGDELGTETEDAERTGENPEKPPSTSAPQISQKNSDDVSLILGLLLIVVGGLFLARKFFHWLDMGIVWAGILVVFGLYLIFKSSNKR, translated from the coding sequence ATGGAGAAAAGATTATACCGTTCAAACAACAAGATAATTGCAGGTGTATGTGCGGGAATAGCCGAATATTTCGATATCGACCCAACGCTTGTAAGAATTGCATGGGCCCTTACTGCACTGCTCATGGGTTCTGGTGTGCTGGCCTATATCATATGCGCGATTGTCATACCTCAAAATCCAAACACATCCGCTGCGCAGCCTGCCTCGGCACGCCTCACAGCAGCTGGCGATGAGCTTGGAACGGAAACTGAAGATGCTGAAAGAACCGGTGAAAACCCAGAGAAACCACCTTCAACATCCGCACCTCAAATTTCACAAAAAAACTCCGATGATGTAAGCCTGATATTGGGGCTCCTTCTCATTGTCGTAGGCGGGCTTTTTCTCGCTCGTAAATTCTTCCACTGGCTGGACATGGGCATAGTGTGGGCCGGCATTCTTGTTGTTTTCGGACTATATCTGATTTTCAAGTCATCAAACAAGAGGTGA
- a CDS encoding cation-translocating P-type ATPase, whose amino-acid sequence MYRLYQKTVEEALLHLNTDKDGLSNAEVEKRREEYGYNELTEAEKKSTLMVFLEQFKDFLVIILIFAAVISAFLGKFESSAVIVVVITINAILGTVQHVKAEESLKSLKALSSPTAKVLRQGKKIEIPSREVMVGDILFLDAGDYVSADGRVIETYSLQINESSLTGESESIDKVIEAIEGENIALGDRKNMVFSGSFVTYGRGVIAVTSIGMETEIGKIANLLESTQEKKTPLQENLDNFGKKLAIAILAICAVIFALNIFRGGSIIDSFMFAVALAVAAIPEALSSIVTIVLAIGTQKMAKENAIIRKLHAVESLGSISVICSDKTGTLTQNKMTVQKLFVDGKVIEDKSAETCKELDKKLVLMSVLCNDAVTAFDKEIGDPTEIALVNLAEKYDFDEIKTRDEYPRLGEVPFDSGRKLMSTVHCIGGKTLLVTKGAVDVLAKRLVSIERCSGISGITDKDIQEIEDANRSFSENGLRVLAFAYKEIGDNVEIGVDDENGMTFLGLISMMDPPREESASAVAACVSAGIKPVMITGDHKITASAIAKQIGILKHESEAMEGQMLDDMTDEELREKVENISVYARVSPEHKIRIVRAWQKKGNIVAMTGDGVNDAPALKQSDIGVAMGITGTEVAKDASSMVLTDDNFSTIVKAISNGRSIYENIKNSIRFLLSGNTAGIISVLYASFMALPVPFAAVHLLFINLLTDSLPAIAIGMEPYKKNIMNDKPRDISAPLLSKQFSLEILYEGILIAIATMTAFHIGLSSGGHIVASTMAFATLCLSRLLHGFNCRARESIFTVGAFTNPYVWYAAIIGLVLLMSVLEIKPLMGVFEVAPLTGNQLAAIFGLSAMPLVLIQLSKLAFVKSNK is encoded by the coding sequence ATGTACAGGCTTTATCAAAAGACCGTAGAAGAGGCGCTGCTGCACTTGAACACTGACAAAGACGGACTTAGCAACGCAGAAGTAGAAAAAAGAAGAGAAGAGTACGGGTATAACGAGCTCACTGAGGCGGAAAAAAAGAGCACGCTGATGGTGTTTTTGGAACAGTTTAAAGACTTTCTTGTAATTATACTTATATTTGCAGCTGTAATTTCAGCATTCCTTGGAAAATTTGAAAGCTCGGCTGTAATTGTAGTAGTAATAACAATAAACGCAATACTAGGAACCGTGCAGCACGTCAAGGCGGAGGAGTCGCTTAAGAGTCTCAAGGCTCTTTCATCGCCCACGGCGAAGGTTTTGAGACAAGGTAAAAAGATTGAAATACCATCCAGAGAAGTAATGGTTGGAGATATACTGTTTCTTGACGCTGGAGACTATGTAAGTGCCGACGGAAGGGTAATTGAAACATACAGCCTTCAGATAAATGAAAGCTCACTGACAGGAGAATCCGAGAGCATAGACAAGGTGATAGAAGCTATAGAGGGAGAAAACATAGCTCTTGGAGATCGGAAAAACATGGTGTTCTCGGGCAGCTTTGTAACATACGGCAGGGGCGTTATCGCCGTTACCAGCATAGGTATGGAAACTGAAATAGGTAAGATAGCAAATCTGCTTGAAAGCACGCAGGAGAAAAAGACACCGCTCCAGGAAAATCTGGACAACTTCGGCAAGAAGCTTGCAATAGCAATACTTGCAATCTGCGCAGTCATATTTGCGCTCAACATATTCAGGGGCGGCTCTATAATAGATTCATTCATGTTTGCGGTGGCGCTTGCAGTAGCCGCCATACCGGAAGCTCTAAGTTCCATAGTGACAATAGTTCTGGCGATAGGCACTCAGAAGATGGCCAAGGAAAACGCCATAATAAGAAAGCTTCACGCCGTGGAAAGTCTTGGAAGCATATCTGTAATATGCTCTGACAAGACTGGAACGCTTACGCAAAACAAGATGACAGTGCAGAAGCTGTTTGTTGACGGCAAAGTCATAGAAGACAAGTCTGCAGAAACCTGCAAAGAGCTGGACAAAAAACTTGTGCTTATGTCGGTGCTTTGCAACGACGCTGTGACCGCATTCGACAAGGAGATAGGCGACCCTACGGAGATAGCACTAGTGAATCTTGCAGAAAAGTACGACTTTGACGAGATTAAGACGAGGGATGAGTATCCAAGGCTAGGAGAGGTACCTTTCGATTCTGGAAGAAAGCTTATGAGTACGGTGCATTGCATAGGCGGAAAAACCCTGCTTGTAACTAAAGGGGCCGTGGATGTACTTGCCAAGAGGCTTGTATCAATAGAGAGATGCAGTGGAATATCTGGCATAACAGACAAAGACATACAGGAAATAGAAGATGCAAACAGGAGCTTTTCTGAAAATGGCCTCAGGGTTCTTGCGTTTGCATACAAGGAAATTGGGGATAATGTTGAAATCGGCGTAGACGACGAAAATGGCATGACCTTCCTTGGCCTGATATCGATGATGGACCCTCCAAGGGAGGAGTCGGCTTCGGCAGTCGCGGCCTGCGTAAGCGCTGGAATAAAGCCTGTGATGATAACCGGGGACCATAAGATAACAGCATCGGCTATAGCAAAGCAGATAGGAATATTAAAGCACGAATCCGAGGCGATGGAAGGCCAGATGCTCGATGACATGACTGATGAAGAGCTTAGGGAAAAGGTTGAGAATATTTCGGTATATGCAAGGGTATCTCCTGAGCATAAGATAAGGATAGTAAGGGCGTGGCAGAAAAAGGGAAACATAGTAGCGATGACGGGCGACGGAGTAAACGACGCTCCTGCGCTAAAGCAGTCTGACATTGGTGTGGCAATGGGTATAACTGGAACAGAGGTTGCCAAGGACGCATCGTCCATGGTGCTTACAGACGACAATTTCTCCACTATAGTAAAAGCAATATCCAACGGAAGAAGCATATATGAGAATATAAAAAATTCGATAAGATTCCTGCTTTCAGGAAATACAGCCGGTATAATCTCAGTGCTTTACGCATCGTTTATGGCTTTGCCGGTGCCTTTTGCGGCTGTCCACCTGCTGTTTATAAACCTTCTTACAGACAGTCTTCCAGCTATAGCAATCGGCATGGAGCCATACAAGAAAAACATAATGAATGACAAGCCAAGAGACATTAGCGCTCCGCTGCTGAGCAAGCAGTTTTCACTGGAGATTCTTTACGAAGGCATTTTGATTGCAATTGCTACAATGACGGCATTCCACATAGGTCTCTCAAGTGGAGGACATATAGTTGCAAGCACTATGGCATTTGCGACGCTTTGTCTTTCAAGGCTCCTACATGGTTTCAACTGTAGGGCAAGGGAGTCTATATTCACAGTGGGTGCCTTCACAAACCCTTACGTTTGGTATGCTGCCATTATAGGACTTGTTCTGCTTATGTCGGTGCTTGAAATAAAGCCTCTCATGGGAGTGTTCGAAGTGGCTCCTCTCACAGGAAATCAGCTGGCTGCGATATTTGGACTTTCGGCCATGCCGCTTGTGCTTATACAGCTTTCAAAGCTTGCTTTTGTAAAATCAAACAAATAA
- the typA gene encoding translational GTPase TypA, with protein sequence MKKKIINIAVIAHVDAGKSTLVDALLSQGGVFRENEEVVECIMDSNDIERERGITIYSKNCAIEHDGIKINIVDTPGHADFSSEVERIMKTVDTTILLVDSSEGPMPQTRFVLQKALQNGLRPILFINKIDKKDQRAEEVVDMTFDLFVELDANDEQLDFPIVYGIAREGIAKLEMEDESNSLDPLFELIKNHVNPYPDMDADPLQLQISSLDYDEYVGRLGIGRITRGTLKKGQQVAVSRRDGSVVKAKISKVMVNEGLNRVEKDEASSGDIVILAGISDISIGETICDVDHVDPMEMIEIEEPTLAMNFLVNDSPFCGKSGKFLTSRHLKARLERELEVNVGLRVEELEGRDGFKVSGRGELHLSILLENMRREGYELGVSKPEVLFKNIDGTLCEPMEKVIATVPDEFCGTVISSLNQRKGIMETMHSENGYTKIEYLVPTRGLLGYRSGFINETRGEGTLVKSFHSYQPHCGEIQGRLNGVLISQDAGVTMAYALFNLSDRATMLVDPAVPVYEGMLVGINSRKDDMVVNACKNKKLTNVRASGSDDAIKLNAAKSFTLEEALEFIEDDELVEVTPDSIRLRKKILNANERAKSYKSGKAV encoded by the coding sequence ATGAAGAAGAAGATAATCAATATCGCGGTAATTGCCCACGTTGACGCTGGCAAGTCGACACTTGTAGACGCTCTGCTTTCACAGGGCGGAGTTTTCAGGGAAAACGAAGAAGTGGTCGAGTGCATCATGGACAGCAACGACATCGAAAGAGAACGAGGAATAACAATATACTCTAAAAACTGTGCTATAGAGCATGACGGTATCAAGATAAACATAGTCGACACTCCAGGCCACGCCGATTTCTCATCAGAAGTTGAAAGGATTATGAAAACTGTCGACACTACAATACTTCTTGTGGATTCAAGCGAAGGTCCAATGCCTCAGACAAGGTTCGTGCTTCAAAAGGCGCTACAGAACGGACTAAGGCCAATACTTTTCATAAACAAGATAGACAAAAAAGACCAAAGAGCCGAAGAAGTCGTAGACATGACATTCGACCTGTTTGTTGAGCTTGACGCAAACGACGAGCAGCTGGACTTCCCTATAGTTTACGGAATAGCAAGGGAAGGCATTGCAAAGCTTGAAATGGAAGATGAAAGCAACAGCCTTGACCCACTTTTCGAGCTTATTAAAAATCATGTCAATCCGTATCCTGACATGGATGCTGATCCGCTTCAGCTTCAGATATCATCACTTGACTACGACGAGTATGTTGGAAGGCTTGGCATAGGCAGAATAACAAGGGGAACTCTTAAAAAAGGCCAGCAGGTAGCTGTTTCAAGAAGAGACGGTTCAGTTGTAAAAGCCAAGATTTCCAAAGTAATGGTTAACGAGGGCCTCAACAGAGTTGAGAAAGACGAGGCAAGCAGCGGCGATATAGTCATTCTTGCTGGAATAAGCGACATTTCAATAGGAGAAACTATATGCGACGTAGACCATGTAGACCCTATGGAGATGATAGAAATAGAGGAGCCTACTCTGGCTATGAACTTCCTTGTAAACGACTCGCCTTTCTGTGGCAAGTCAGGCAAATTCCTTACTTCAAGGCATCTTAAGGCGAGGCTTGAAAGAGAGCTTGAGGTCAACGTAGGCCTTAGAGTCGAAGAACTGGAAGGAAGGGACGGCTTCAAAGTTTCAGGCAGAGGCGAGCTTCACCTTTCAATACTTCTTGAAAACATGAGAAGGGAAGGCTATGAGCTTGGAGTTTCAAAACCTGAAGTTCTCTTCAAGAACATAGACGGCACTCTTTGCGAGCCGATGGAGAAAGTCATAGCGACAGTTCCAGATGAATTCTGCGGCACTGTAATATCGAGCCTCAACCAGAGAAAAGGTATTATGGAGACAATGCATTCAGAAAACGGCTACACAAAAATAGAGTACCTTGTTCCTACAAGAGGGCTGCTAGGCTACAGAAGCGGATTTATAAACGAGACTAGAGGCGAAGGAACGCTTGTCAAATCATTCCACTCATACCAGCCTCACTGTGGCGAAATCCAGGGCAGACTAAACGGCGTCCTTATATCTCAGGATGCAGGTGTCACAATGGCATACGCGCTTTTCAACCTCAGTGACAGGGCAACTATGCTTGTGGATCCTGCTGTGCCTGTATATGAAGGCATGCTTGTAGGCATAAACAGCAGAAAAGATGACATGGTTGTAAATGCCTGCAAGAACAAGAAACTTACTAACGTAAGAGCTTCAGGCTCTGACGATGCCATTAAGCTCAATGCCGCAAAATCATTTACACTTGAAGAAGCTCTTGAATTCATAGAAGATGATGAACTTGTGGAAGTAACTCCTGATTCTATAAGACTAAGAAAGAAGATACTAAACGCCAACGAAAGGGCTAAGTCTTACAAGTCAGGCAAGGCAGTATAG
- a CDS encoding GNAT family protein, translating to MSYQNRSSRFKFEIAGEEYSSHILRVLEEEDFKGGISILYTRRPNAVLSLKKEGEDVVVVICRDRETDDFIGFGACAINRLYIGGSVDKVGYIFALGMAGEYRKKYPRLLPAAYEYMGDILRGKGVEHVYTTILSDNKDAQNMFEKKRKSMPDYNYAGDYSVHCIRTNLSEKGLHNDLELSQACESDVEPMLGIFKEQGMLHDFYPAISREDLYGETDFPLKYSDFYVLKDKSTGKLLACAAAWDQSEYKQHILMGYKGRYRVLKAVSPLLSSLGIPRMPKPGSALRYFTVSFYAASEDNAQYIRALVTGLSRIKKEFDYFIMGASNGSEVDVVLRGMSPIVYSSRVYTVDWKKPSAGKCETDRKQIYLECARL from the coding sequence ATGAGCTACCAAAATAGAAGTTCAAGATTCAAGTTCGAAATAGCGGGAGAAGAATACAGCAGCCACATACTGAGGGTGCTTGAGGAAGAGGATTTCAAGGGAGGAATATCCATACTATATACTCGGAGGCCAAACGCCGTGCTTTCGCTAAAAAAAGAGGGAGAAGATGTCGTGGTCGTCATATGCAGGGACAGAGAAACCGACGACTTCATAGGTTTTGGAGCATGTGCGATTAACAGGCTGTATATAGGAGGCAGCGTGGATAAGGTGGGGTATATATTCGCGCTTGGGATGGCAGGAGAGTACAGAAAGAAATATCCAAGGCTCCTGCCTGCCGCATACGAATACATGGGGGATATTCTCAGGGGAAAAGGCGTGGAGCACGTATACACGACAATTCTAAGCGACAACAAAGATGCGCAAAATATGTTTGAAAAGAAAAGAAAATCCATGCCTGACTACAATTATGCAGGTGACTACAGTGTCCACTGTATAAGAACGAATCTGTCTGAAAAAGGACTACACAACGATTTAGAGTTGAGTCAGGCATGTGAGTCAGATGTGGAGCCGATGCTGGGGATTTTCAAAGAACAGGGCATGCTGCATGACTTTTACCCTGCCATTAGCAGAGAAGACTTGTATGGCGAAACAGATTTTCCCCTTAAATACAGCGATTTTTATGTGTTGAAGGACAAGTCCACTGGAAAGTTGCTGGCATGCGCTGCGGCATGGGATCAGAGCGAATACAAGCAGCATATATTGATGGGCTACAAGGGGCGATACAGAGTGCTCAAAGCAGTATCTCCATTGCTTTCGTCACTTGGAATTCCAAGAATGCCAAAGCCAGGCTCAGCGCTAAGGTATTTCACTGTGTCGTTCTATGCGGCGAGTGAAGACAATGCCCAATATATCAGAGCGCTTGTCACTGGGCTGTCCAGGATTAAGAAAGAGTTCGATTATTTTATTATGGGCGCATCAAACGGGAGTGAGGTAGACGTTGTGCTTAGAGGCATGTCGCCGATAGTATACAGCAGCAGGGTGTATACTGTGGATTGGAAAAAGCCTTCTGCAGGCAAATGTGAAACAGATAGAAAGCAAATATATCTTGAATGTGCCAGGCTGTAA
- a CDS encoding LiaI-LiaF-like domain-containing protein, whose protein sequence is MKNNMFIGLALIAAGLLLGLYNLGYISWSIWMAIADLWPLVFVVIGVSIIFKHKPWVNGLAWIVFLASLVAYGFYMSSTSPGTWRSGLPGSQFREYQERSFSYDYGEDIKNAKLSLELGAGNITVASESNKLLSAATTNPYIESNPVIEGENASFEFATERMGMMPMGRDSYSYDFRLGSKAIWDIEVDCGAIDSNLDLTEIPVSSLDIDSGAADIEIKIGSLQKDSSISIDSGASDISITVPVSSGVRVSLDAALKSNNLDSLAWIKKDDYYESPNYDQAENKINIELNTGVGNFQLTQTGESI, encoded by the coding sequence ATGAAAAACAATATGTTTATAGGGCTGGCCCTTATAGCGGCCGGATTGCTGCTTGGCCTTTATAACTTAGGATATATTAGCTGGTCGATTTGGATGGCCATCGCAGACCTGTGGCCGCTGGTATTCGTAGTAATAGGCGTCAGCATAATATTCAAGCATAAGCCATGGGTAAACGGCTTGGCATGGATTGTTTTCCTGGCTTCACTTGTCGCATACGGCTTCTATATGTCCTCTACATCACCCGGCACCTGGAGAAGCGGATTACCCGGCAGCCAGTTCAGAGAATATCAGGAGCGTTCATTTTCATACGACTACGGCGAGGACATAAAAAATGCCAAGCTGTCTTTGGAGCTTGGCGCGGGAAATATAACTGTTGCATCCGAGAGCAATAAGCTGTTGTCAGCAGCTACAACAAATCCATATATAGAAAGCAATCCTGTGATTGAAGGCGAAAATGCCAGCTTCGAATTTGCAACCGAAAGAATGGGCATGATGCCAATGGGAAGAGATTCCTATTCCTATGACTTCAGACTCGGCAGCAAGGCCATTTGGGATATCGAAGTCGACTGCGGAGCCATAGACTCGAATTTAGACCTTACTGAAATTCCTGTGAGCAGCCTGGACATAGATTCAGGCGCGGCAGACATTGAAATCAAAATAGGCAGTCTTCAAAAGGACAGCAGCATAAGCATCGATTCAGGGGCTTCAGACATAAGCATAACCGTCCCTGTTTCTTCCGGAGTAAGAGTCAGCTTAGATGCGGCACTTAAGTCAAACAACCTCGATTCACTCGCTTGGATCAAGAAAGACGATTATTATGAATCACCAAACTACGATCAGGCTGAGAACAAAATAAACATTGAACTCAATACGGGCGTTGGAAACTTCCAGTTAACCCAAACTGGCGAAAGTATATAG
- a CDS encoding exonuclease SbcCD subunit D, with protein sequence MKIIHTSDWHIGKIVNGFSMLEDQKHALEQLVSILEEERPHALVIAGDIYDRSIPPVEAVELLDCVLSKILLELEIPVLVIAGNHDSPERLSFGSRLLSKKGLHIAGVLGSEIKKVQLNDEFGPVDFYLIPYSDPREARHILADEDISTHDDAMRKITDRIKEENGDANRSVAVAHGYVAYSKKSCNGDLCEIEEPIRCESERPLSVGGSEIIEADCFESFCYAALGHLHGPQRVGSEKARYSGSLLKYSFSEASHKKGVIAVDIDEAGNVETRHLPLEPLRDMRVIKGPLKELINPNIYSCGDTSDYVFAILADEGELFDPISKLRAVYPNIMGLERSQAMESAASRTAAGKGHREKSKLELFEEFYVSICGRNISEEGKSIVKEAIDSAEKGTD encoded by the coding sequence ATGAAAATAATCCACACTTCTGACTGGCATATAGGCAAGATTGTGAACGGATTCAGCATGCTCGAGGATCAAAAGCACGCACTTGAGCAGCTTGTGAGTATTTTAGAGGAGGAAAGGCCCCACGCGCTTGTAATAGCAGGCGACATTTACGACAGGAGCATACCTCCTGTGGAAGCAGTCGAACTGCTTGACTGCGTACTTAGCAAGATACTGCTTGAACTTGAAATCCCTGTGCTTGTAATTGCGGGCAATCATGACAGCCCGGAAAGGCTGTCGTTTGGAAGCAGGCTGCTGTCGAAGAAGGGGCTCCACATTGCCGGAGTACTTGGCTCGGAAATAAAGAAGGTACAGCTCAATGACGAATTCGGACCTGTGGATTTCTATCTGATACCATACTCGGATCCGCGGGAAGCAAGGCACATATTAGCAGATGAGGATATATCAACTCACGACGATGCAATGAGAAAAATAACGGACAGGATAAAAGAAGAAAATGGTGATGCTAATAGGAGCGTGGCGGTGGCTCACGGATATGTTGCATATTCAAAAAAAAGCTGCAACGGGGACTTGTGTGAAATCGAAGAGCCGATACGATGCGAATCCGAAAGGCCGCTTAGCGTAGGAGGCAGTGAAATCATAGAGGCTGACTGCTTTGAAAGTTTTTGCTATGCAGCTTTAGGACACCTGCATGGACCTCAAAGAGTCGGAAGTGAAAAGGCAAGATATTCAGGCTCGCTTCTTAAATATTCTTTTTCTGAAGCATCTCACAAAAAAGGCGTCATAGCTGTAGATATAGATGAAGCAGGCAATGTGGAAACGAGGCATCTGCCGCTTGAGCCTCTAAGAGATATGAGGGTTATAAAAGGACCTCTTAAAGAGCTTATAAACCCCAATATATACTCGTGCGGGGATACAAGCGACTATGTGTTTGCCATACTTGCTGATGAAGGAGAGCTTTTTGATCCTATATCCAAGCTGAGAGCCGTTTATCCAAACATTATGGGACTCGAGAGAAGCCAGGCGATGGAATCTGCAGCAAGCAGGACAGCTGCCGGAAAAGGGCATCGCGAAAAGTCTAAGCTTGAGCTTTTCGAGGAGTTCTATGTATCGATATGCGGCAGGAACATTAGCGAGGAAGGCAAAAGCATTGTCAAAGAGGCTATAGACTCTGCAGAGAAAGGGACTGATTAA
- a CDS encoding cold shock domain-containing protein → MKGTVKWFNGEKGYGFITGEDGKDVFVHFSEIQVDGFKTLAEGQEVEFEVVQGPKGPQAAKVTVSR, encoded by the coding sequence ATGAAAGGTACAGTTAAATGGTTTAACGGAGAAAAAGGCTATGGATTTATAACAGGAGAAGACGGAAAAGACGTTTTCGTACACTTCTCAGAAATCCAAGTTGATGGATTCAAAACACTTGCAGAAGGACAAGAAGTTGAGTTCGAAGTAGTTCAAGGACCAAAAGGACCTCAAGCTGCTAAGGTAACTGTTTCAAGATAG